The Pochonia chlamydosporia 170 chromosome 3, whole genome shotgun sequence genome contains the following window.
cctcaagatccgcctGGTTAATGCAAAGCGCATCCGCCCAGATATACTCCTCCGTCTGGCCGGAACTAAACCCAGCGCGTAATCTCTTAAACGATCTTTCCAAACTAGGTCGCGCGTAGAACAACCTTCCATTACATATCATCTTACTTGCCTCCCCAGCCGCACCCCAACAATATGAAAGTGCCCCATAAGGAGGCAagtcatcaatgtcaaaagTGAGCAGTTCACAGTCCACGGGGTCTGCTCTGAAATACGCGCTCTTCAATTTCACAAGTCGAATCATGGTATGCGGTGACCTGAGACTGGTATAGGCGAATCTCGGTGTTTGCGGATGAATAACATATGGTTGCTGTCGCGGTGGCTGTCCATCGTTGAGCCTCATATGGCCGAGTTGCTCGCCCAGCCGGGCCCTTTCATCTGTTTCATAGCGCCGCTCGCCGTTGGGCATTAGCTGGTATCGTTTGACGCCAATACGGTTCGGACAGCTGCTATCGCACTGCTCGTGGACTTGGCATGAGTTTTGGGCCGTGAGGATAGGGACCAGCATTTGGGCGATTTGGGCGCCGAGTCCGTCCACGTCGAGTGgctgcgactgcgactgcggTTGGGGCCCGCGGCCACGATCCATGGTTGTCCGTGTAGATGTTGGATTCAGAGCTATGGTATGCGATTTGTTCGTAATGCGACAATGCCAGAATGCACTTTtgctttggtggttttgtcgGGCTGTTTGGGAGGTTGTTGAATAAGAGCGGTGCGGCTGAGAGAACATGGCCGAGACAAGTATAGGCTCTCTgctaggtacctgggtaaTTATAAGTGTGTATTAAGCCGCCGGGATCGTCCACCGTATACATAGACAGGGGTCGCAATGAATTTGATCAAGTATGTAGACCACATGAGACTATTATCTTTGGTATTTGGCTATGAACTGCTGCATTGTGGTTTACTTCAAGTGTGGTCAGCCCGAGATCCACAGCTGATGTTTGCCCAAAGAGGAAATATGCATCCTGCTGCAGTCTGTGCAATACAACAAACTAGACTAAATGCTTGTCATGTTCAATGCTTACACCGTCAGGCAGCTCTTGTTCGCCTCCAGGCGCCTTAGAGATAAGTCAAGCCCCTGGGTAGCATGTCTTGTAACTCTTCCGTGGATTTAGCCGTTGCTCCTCATCAAATGCCACCGAGGAACTCAAAACCTAAACACTTGGGTGCCCACAGTATACAGGAGcacaagctgtctggtttaACATGAcaaaccagactccatgtcccgCTCGCACTGAAACCCGCCATTGCACCACCAGCCTTCAACCATGCATGGGATAGTTAACTTAACCGCCTCAAAAATTAGACAGCTCTCCTATTTATCAAACCcaccatcaattgatccatttgATCTACTTCTACTCCCTACTTGGCCCCTTGAACGTCGTACCCAGCCGTGCTCGTGTCCAATCACGCCCGTGCCCCCCAACTTGAACCCCACCACTGAGGCGTTGCTGCCCCTCCATTGTCACCGCAATcacctccatgtcaactcaactccTTGACCGACCTTGTCTGTGTTTATTCATTCTCTTTCCATTCCACTCTTTGTGATTTTCTGTGCCATTACCCGGTTGAAATACCTGGCACACtactcctccatcatcagctgTCGATACTACAGCTGAGCCAACATCATTGGAATCGTACCATTCCCATCCACCTCCGAAGCCCATCTCACACACGATCAGTCGTTCAGGAGCAAACCCCACCTCCAAGATGGCGTCCCACGTAGATGATTCCATGCCCGAGGAAACTCAGGGCTACAAGCTCTCCCAACCGAAGCAGAGCTTGGCCGACTATCAAAAGATGGGCAAGTCAATTCCCATTCTACCCTCCTGCCAACCCTCCAAGCTCCTTGTCGAGATCCCTCCAAGAGAGCTTGGTCCAAGCTGGAACCTCCCGTCTTCAACACACGCCACTTTAAACTGCCACTAACACACCCCCAGACGAAGGCGACGAGTCCCTCCAGCGATACAAGGCATCTCTCGGCCTCGGCAGCGGCAAGGACATCTCCGACCCCAACGATCCCCGCgtctgcatcatcatcgccctGACGATGCACACCCCCGGCCGCGACCCCGTCACCATTGACCTGTCCACTCCCGGAAGCGAGAAGATCCTCAAGGACAAGCCCTTCAAGATCAAGGAGGGCTCCAAGTTTTCCATGACGGCCACATTCAAGGTCCAGCATGAGATTCTGAGCGGCCTGCACTATGTCCAGATCGTTAAGCGGAAGGGCATCAAGGTCTCCAAGGACTCTGAGATGATTGTGAGTGAATGGAGTCGTTGGGGTGAAAGCGTGTGCTGACATTTTGCGAATAGGGAAGTTATGCTCCCAACACGGACAAGCAGCCTACGTATACCAAGACTTGTAAGGCAATTTGGTGCACATGCTGATGTAGATGATCGATGCTGACCTGCTTTGTAGTtcaggaagaggaggctcCTTCTGGGATGCTCGCCCGGGGTCACTACAGCACCGTTTCTAGCTTCGTTGACGACGATAAGAAGAAGCATCTTGAGTTTGAGTGGAGTTTCGACATTGCCAAGGACTGGTAAATCGAGCATCTAGGGTTTGGGTGGaaaatgccatgtcatgtttGTTAAGCGTAACGTAACGAGGAAATGAGAATACCTGGAGGCCCATGTCTTTTTTCAtattttccttttcttctggaggaaaagaaagctTGGCTTTTTCATATTCATTTATCATCATTAGGAACATCTAAGAATGGAAAAAAAATtcacatctcatcaacaaacaaaagGGTTCAACGGGCATTGTACGTTAAAGCACTTTTATGTGGTTATGCAATTCTATCTGTGTGCTGAAGATATGAGACACCACAAAACGCTACGCCTGTACATGATGCACGCACTTTCTACAAGAAATAATCCGGCAGGGCATTTCCATCAGCGGTCTTATCGTTTCCTGGCTGTATGTCCTTGTGCTGGTCGTTCTCGGGCGCCGCGGCAAAAACGTTGAAGAACCTCTCTCCATTGTCGCTCACCTCCAACACACTAGCCATGTTACCACATCTATAGCAGTAATTAGGAGCACTCCACACTGTGCTCAGTCTGTCGTCATAGAGAACCTGAAACCCTTCTTGGCAGAGTTGATGCGCTCGTAGGATGTGTGACATGTTGTTCACTGCCAAGAACTTCTTGACCACCTGTGCTCCAAAGGTATATCCTGCGCCACGGGGTGACAGCGAGAATTCGTCGCGTTCTGGGTCCGGGTCAGACCATACAAGGTCGGCCATGGGGCCTTCGTGGGGGATCTCCCGGAAACGGTCTATAATTTTGATTTGATCGATGGAATGGATAGATGGTGATAAACCTAGATGAGTGTCAGCAAAAGTATGACGTTGGAAGCGTCAGGCTTGAACACATACCACCGTGTACGCAGAATATTTGATTATCAATAACAACACTTAGAGTCAAAAAGTCAAACATGTCTGTGAAATAATGCCATACATTGGCGTTTCCGTATTTTCGAGAACATTCGGTGTAAAAGCCATACGACTGCGTGACGCCTCGCGATTCATGATTTCCGCGAATCAAATGAACACGGTTTGGGTATCGTAACTTTAAACAAACAAGCAGCGAAATCGTCTCTACACTGAACATGCCGCGGTCGACATAGTCGCCTGATCCGAGGTGTGGGGGGTCAGCAAATATGGCTGATGAAGGCTGCCGGGGAGTTATGGCCGCGGCGGAAGGCAAGGCTGCTTACCTAGGAAGAGATAGTTTGTATCGGGACAGTAGCCTCCTATTCTAAAAATTTCGATAAGATCGAAAAACTGGCCGTGAATATCGCCCACTACAGTGACGGGAGCGCGCACGTGGACGACATTGCTCTCGCGCATAAGTAGTTCTTTCGTCTTGGCGCATATCGCTTCGATGACTGATTCTGCGAGAAGTTCCTTTTTGTAGAGGCGCGAGATGCACTCGTCCAGGTCGACGGACGCTACGCATGGTCAGAATCGGGTGATGGGGGAGGTCAAAGATTTCGCAGCTTGGGGTACGTGGAGGTTTTGCGAACCTGGTAAgcttggcatggctggtgtgtCTCGGGATGTGCTCGGTCAGGGGGTTTGACGAGTAATTTGGCGCGGGAGACGTTGGAAAGGGCAGAGTATCCTATGCGCTGGGACGCATCAGGTGTAACGGTGTCGATATCTGCTCCGGGCAGAGGAAGTATCTGGAGGTGTGCTGGCTGTATGTGCCAACATGATCGGGATTGCGTGGGAGCTTTCCTGCTGGCACGGGAGCCGACTTTTGGCTGGGGGACGGTGAGAAAGCGGACAGGCTTTATGCAGCCAtcgaggttgaagatgttcCCCTTATGGGCTGGTTAGTACGGCGTGGTTGAGAGAGAGTAGGTTTGGCGACGTTGGATGGATTTCAAATGGAGTTACTGCCATGGATGTTAGGAAGCTGCCGAATGCTTTTTGCCTGTCGACATGgagtcaaccagaccagcatTGGCCTGACCCAATGTGCTGCGTGGTTGagcagccaccagaccagttgactccaGTCCTCTCCACTCCGCTCCACGCCAGCAAGGCCAAGGTCCATCCAGCTGCACTTGCCTTCAAACTCACCGAACAGACCATTGAAAGTCAAGAGCGAACCACTTTCACGCTCCCTGGCCCGTGCGCCGTCTCACGTGGTACTCCATGTGCAGTGCCAGCACCTTCAGCTTCAAGCCGTCTCATCACTTGGCTGATTGAgctgtcttgtctcgtctggtttgctgcatctcatctcattGCAAATTCACTGCAAATTTCTCattaccaccagacattcgTTCAGTTTCATGTGGCCCCTCTCGCGGAGTCCCATGAGGCCTGGGGAGGGGATTTGTGAAACCTCGACGACATCTTCGCTAATTAATtgagccagccagcctgtctggtccggtcAGCTCTGGCTCTGAACATCAGACTCGCTTGTCGCGACCACCCacccgaccagaccaccGTACACACGGCAGCTTGCCGCCTTGCGCTGCGTTGCGCTCCGCTGTCTTGTCAATTGTGCTGCGCTCGTTGAGACGACCACTGGTCCGCGACATTGACACTTCCACTTGCTTTTTAGCCGACCACATCGCCGCCGCCCGTATAGCTTCTGTTGAAACTCATTGCTTCGTCTTATTCCGATTGTCCGACAGCTTAAGAGATCCATCTTTTGTTTCACTCTTGCTTGGGTTCCGCGCCGAGCTCTAAGCGCCTCAAGCGACCACCAGGGGGGTTCTGGTGTGTGTATGTTTGTCGCGTTTCGCTCTGTATGGTCTGAAATGTCAAGTACAGTTCctggccaacatggccagtCCGAGGAACCCAAATGCTACAACTGCGGCACCGTAGGACACTGGGCTGTTGCTTGTCCCGAACCTACCAGAGAAACCCCAGCGTAAGTTGCGCTCATTAGGACTACATCTGTGTCTCTGCCGTAGTATAACATCAAATCCATCTGACCAATATCACAGAGGCCTCGCAACATGGAGAAATCTATCTACCCCgaacaacatcaaccccAAAGGGCAAAACTCTGGATCAAATAAGAGGACGAAGGgccccatcatcaccaaatatggccctcctccgcctcctcctccgccatcATATGGGCAAGGCGTGAACCatatgccgccgccgcctacacatcatcaccatcctcatcctccaaccTCATATCCAGGACAAGCTCCCTCATATCAGCCTTatgctcctcctcctccaccgcccCCGCCTCCAGCAACTTATGGTAGCAACTTCCCGCCTCCAGCTTACGGATATTCTCatcaccctcctcctccccatcctccgcatccgcctcatcctgctcatcctgctcatcctcctcacactgctcatcctcctcacccCCAATACcagcctccgcctcctcatGGCGCACCGGGATCTCATTTTGGCCCTCCGGGCTACATGCCCCCTCCACCTACTCTTGGACCTCCCCCTGGTGGCCACTTTCCTGGTAACAGAGGAGACGGTCACGAAAATAGACCCCCACACAACCAGGCTTTCTCACGGTCACCACCTCAAACGAAAGCATCACCTCCTATGAACGCCGCTCCGCCTCAGAATCGGTCAGGCTCTAGGCCAAATACCAGCTTAGCGAAGCCACCTAGCTTACCGCCGAAACCACCAGCTGGAGTGACATctcatcctctcccaccCAAGCCGCCGAAAAGCCATGATCAGGCCAATCAGCAACACGAGCACAGAAACAAACGAAAGAACGACCGCCACAACAAGAACAGAGATCGCCGACAGTCTAATGAGCATCACAATCAGCGCCATCTGAACGCGGTCCCTCATCGAGATAACCACTCCAACCAATCTCCGGACAATCGTCGAGCCAGTGGTTCTCGAAAAGGCCAGCGACAGAATCAGGGCAATGCCGCCGCAAAGAATCAGCAACCCAAAGCCGGCTCACCTGATCGACAAGCTGTAGGTTTCAAGGGCAACCATAACGGTAGACGAGCTTCGAAGGACCATGCGCATCGAAGATCTTTGTCCGATAATGCCGCCCGCAATCGTGATAACGGTGCTACTTTGGGGAAGAAACATCACACACATGGGGAAGGCAACGTCTCAAATTCAAACATTGAGACGGATAGGGATAATAAGTCTCCCCCCAAGTTGAATAATTCTCAGGCTCGGAGTGAGGTATCAGACGTCTCGGAAAGACGATCGTCGTCAGATCATCACGCAGCAAGTGGGAAACACTCGTATGACGATGAGACCAGGCTTCAGGAGCGACAACCTAAACGACCAAAGACGGAGACATCCCCAAGAGTTGAAACCAAGGCAACCAAATCTAGCGAAAACGAAGAGTGTATCTGGGACACTATTGACGTGCCGAGAGAGGCAGATCGAAGACAGCAAACCGAAAGGGACCGCACTGGGGTTAAGAGACGTGgatcaacctcatcaagagCATCTAGACATTCGTCGCAATCTAGTCAGTCCTCGGACTTGAATTCTCTAGAGGCTGAGCTATTGGGGCGCCCAGTCAAACAAAAATCTCCAGAGAAACCAAGCTCCCGTCATCGCTCAGAACATCGGGATAGGGTTAAACCAAAACGTCGGCcggcaaacaccaactcTGCTTACAGGTAAATAGCTGATGTGCGCCCAACCGCTGTATAGTAACGATTAGCTAACCTTTCTAGCCGCCGATGGTGATATCACTGTCTTACAGAGCACCCCTGCCCAGGCGACCCTTGCTGGACTATTCCCAGCCGCCAATGCTCTACTTATTTGCAGTCTGAGCTTACCAACGCTCTCTTCTAATGACGACAACGACTAATTGTGCATGACCCGGAGTTTTAATCTTTCGCCCCGCACCTGTTATATCCCCTTCCTTTTGTATAACCGAATTCGTAATGCTAGGGGTCGCATTTCACTGATGGTGAAGCGAGAACCCCTGATTCTTTCCGCTAAAGAGACGGGCCATGGACGTGTGTTTGAGGAAGAATCTTTTTCTGCCGCATATTTCGATTCATTTTGCTGGTGTATGTTTTACCGTGCATATTCTCTCTACTTAAGTTCTCAAGAGGTATTGTCCACGTATCAACTAattgctgtggctgtctaGCCATCTGGACTCCTGGATGGCGCTCACCAATCGATGATACTTCACTTGACCATGTATGTTGTGGTCACAATTTTTGGATAGTCCTCAACTATATTAGAAAAAGTGTTTTTCTAAAAAATACAGCGTATATTTCACATCAAAAACGAAATACCACAATTGGCGACTGTCTAACGGAAAGGGTAC
Protein-coding sequences here:
- a CDS encoding RHO protein GDP dissociation inhibitor containing protein (similar to Metarhizium acridum CQMa 102 XP_007807768.1), whose amino-acid sequence is MASHVDDSMPEETQGYKLSQPKQSLADYQKMGKSIPILPSCQPSKLLVEIPPRELDEGDESLQRYKASLGLGSGKDISDPNDPRVCIIIALTMHTPGRDPVTIDLSTPGSEKILKDKPFKIKEGSKFSMTATFKVQHEILSGLHYVQIVKRKGIKVSKDSEMIGSYAPNTDKQPTYTKTFQEEEAPSGMLARGHYSTVSSFVDDDKKKHLEFEWSFDIAKDW